A single genomic interval of Bradyrhizobium sp. AZCC 1693 harbors:
- a CDS encoding ABC transporter substrate-binding protein: MRSGILHLLAGAAVAIALSATSASAQKKYDTGASDTEIKIGQTVPFSGPASAYAGIGKTQAAYFKMINERGGINGRKLNLIQYDDAYSPPKAVEQVRKLVESDEVLFTFQIIGTPSNAAVQKYLNAKKVPQLLAATGASKFTDPKNFPWTMGYNPNYQSEGRIYAKYILQNHPNAKIGILYQNDDLGRDYITGLKEGLGTKATLMIVAEASYELTDPTIDSQIVKLKAAGADLLYDASTPKFAAQAIKKVADLGWKPVHILDINASPVSATLKPAGLDISKDIISTNYGKDPGDPQWKDDAGIKAYFAFMDKYYPEGDKLNTVNTYGYSTAELLVKILQQCGDDLTRENIMKQAANLKNVTGSLSLPGMVTNTSPTDYRINKQMQMMKFNGERWELFGPIIEDTGPAG, from the coding sequence ATGAGAAGTGGCATTCTTCATCTGCTTGCAGGCGCGGCGGTTGCGATCGCGCTATCGGCGACATCCGCAAGCGCGCAGAAGAAGTACGATACCGGCGCGAGCGATACCGAAATCAAGATCGGCCAGACCGTTCCATTCTCAGGCCCGGCGTCGGCCTATGCCGGCATCGGCAAGACGCAGGCAGCCTATTTCAAGATGATCAACGAACGGGGCGGCATCAACGGCCGCAAGCTCAATCTGATCCAGTATGACGACGCTTACTCGCCGCCGAAAGCCGTGGAGCAGGTGCGCAAGCTGGTCGAGAGCGACGAGGTTCTGTTCACCTTCCAGATCATCGGCACGCCGTCGAATGCGGCCGTCCAGAAATATCTCAACGCCAAGAAGGTGCCGCAGCTCCTCGCCGCGACCGGGGCCTCCAAATTCACCGATCCCAAGAACTTCCCTTGGACGATGGGCTACAATCCCAACTACCAGTCCGAGGGACGTATCTACGCAAAATACATTCTGCAAAATCACCCCAACGCCAAGATCGGCATTCTCTACCAGAACGACGACCTCGGCCGCGATTACATCACCGGACTGAAGGAGGGCCTGGGCACCAAGGCCACGTTGATGATCGTCGCCGAAGCCTCCTATGAACTAACCGATCCGACGATCGACTCGCAGATCGTCAAGCTGAAGGCAGCGGGCGCTGACCTGCTCTACGACGCCTCGACGCCAAAATTCGCAGCGCAGGCCATCAAGAAGGTCGCCGACCTCGGCTGGAAGCCGGTGCACATCCTCGACATCAATGCGAGCCCGGTGTCGGCCACGCTCAAGCCCGCGGGCCTCGATATCTCCAAGGACATCATCTCTACCAATTACGGCAAGGACCCGGGCGATCCGCAGTGGAAGGACGATGCCGGCATCAAGGCCTATTTCGCCTTCATGGACAAATATTACCCCGAGGGTGACAAGCTCAACACCGTCAACACCTATGGTTATTCAACGGCGGAATTGCTGGTGAAGATCCTGCAGCAATGCGGCGACGATCTCACGCGCGAAAACATCATGAAGCAGGCCGCCAATCTGAAGAACGTCACCGGCAGCCTGTCGCTGCCCGGCATGGTCACCAACACCTCGCCGACCGACTACCGCATCAACAAGCAGATGCAGATGATGAAGTTCAACGGGGAACGCTGGGAACTGTTCGGACCGATCATCGAGGATACCGGACCGGCCGGTTAG
- a CDS encoding DUF1304 domain-containing protein, whose protein sequence is MIFIANSLVAVVAALHVFFLVLEMFLWDKPLGLKIFRNEIEKARDSKVLAANQGLYNGFLAAGLVWGLFHPTPGFAFQIKVFFLLCVIVAGAYGAATVSRRILYVQAAPATLALVLLWLA, encoded by the coding sequence ATGATCTTCATCGCCAATTCTCTGGTCGCGGTGGTTGCCGCGCTGCATGTGTTCTTTCTGGTGCTGGAGATGTTTCTCTGGGACAAGCCGCTGGGCCTGAAGATCTTCCGCAACGAAATCGAGAAGGCAAGGGATTCGAAGGTGCTGGCCGCCAACCAGGGCCTGTATAACGGCTTCCTCGCCGCGGGCCTCGTCTGGGGCCTGTTCCATCCCACTCCGGGCTTCGCCTTCCAGATCAAGGTATTCTTTCTGCTCTGCGTGATCGTGGCGGGCGCCTATGGCGCGGCGACCGTCAGCCGCCGGATCCTCTACGTGCAGGCGGCGCCCGCGACGCTCGCTTTGGTCCTGCTCTGGCTGGCTTGA
- a CDS encoding methylated-DNA--[protein]-cysteine S-methyltransferase: MTMPENFNLDRLPTPIGTALLVTDADGLLRALDWDDYEPRMQQLLRLHYGTVNLKDAPAPGELRAALTGYFKGDLDRLAAIEWRVAGTPFQQKVWNALPRIPLGTTLSYGALAAKLKMPKAVRAVGHANGSNPISVVLPCHRLIGASGSLVKYGGGLQRKRWLLQHEGARIQEGGRVNRATGSCA, encoded by the coding sequence ATGACGATGCCCGAAAACTTCAACCTCGATCGCCTTCCAACGCCCATCGGGACGGCGCTATTGGTCACCGATGCGGACGGCCTGCTCCGCGCGCTGGACTGGGACGATTATGAGCCGCGCATGCAGCAATTGCTGCGCCTGCATTATGGCACGGTGAATTTGAAAGATGCGCCGGCGCCGGGCGAGTTGCGCGCCGCATTGACCGGCTATTTCAAGGGCGACCTCGACCGCCTTGCTGCGATCGAGTGGCGCGTCGCCGGCACGCCGTTCCAGCAAAAGGTCTGGAACGCGCTGCCCCGGATTCCCTTAGGCACGACGCTGAGCTATGGCGCGCTCGCCGCGAAGCTCAAAATGCCCAAAGCCGTCCGCGCCGTCGGCCACGCCAACGGCTCGAATCCGATCAGCGTAGTCCTGCCCTGTCACCGCCTGATCGGTGCCAGCGGCTCGCTGGTGAAGTATGGCGGTGGGCTGCAGCGCAAGCGCTGGCTGTTGCAGCACGAGGGCGCCCGGATTCAAGAAGGGGGGCGGGTCAATCGAGCGACTGGAAGCTGCGCTTGA
- a CDS encoding response regulator transcription factor, with amino-acid sequence MSNPPVISIIDDDGSVRAATHNLVRSLGYAVHTFASPEEFLRSSQLGDTSCVIADVRMPSMSGLELQAYLLARGHSLPFIFITAFAVESDRARALKAGAICYLTKPFDGETLIGCLDAALERKGAATGK; translated from the coding sequence GTGTCCAACCCACCGGTAATTTCAATCATCGACGATGATGGATCCGTTCGCGCCGCGACCCACAACCTCGTGAGATCGCTTGGCTACGCCGTCCATACATTCGCGTCGCCCGAAGAGTTCTTGCGATCGTCGCAGCTGGGTGACACATCGTGCGTGATAGCGGATGTCAGAATGCCGTCCATGAGCGGGCTCGAATTGCAGGCCTACCTGCTTGCCCGGGGACACAGCCTGCCGTTCATTTTCATCACCGCTTTCGCCGTCGAGAGCGATCGCGCGCGCGCTCTGAAAGCCGGAGCGATCTGCTATCTGACCAAGCCCTTCGACGGAGAAACCTTGATCGGGTGCCTCGATGCCGCCCTGGAACGAAAAGGCGCCGCAACGGGCAAATGA
- a CDS encoding response regulator transcription factor, with amino-acid sequence MNGRPASPHTLASAEEPVVFVVDDDASVREALSNLFRSVGLRVEVFGSAHEFLQSKLPNVAGCLILDIRLPRLSGLDFQAELAKADIQIPIIFMTGHGDIPMTVRAMKAGAVDFLTKPFRDQDMLDAVTAAIERDRVSRDEARMLSGLHARFATLTPREREVMALVTAGLMNKQIAAEIGIAEITVKIHRGHIMRKMTAKSLPDLVRMAEMLGIGPASGRPQT; translated from the coding sequence GTGAACGGCCGTCCAGCATCGCCTCACACCCTCGCAAGCGCCGAGGAACCGGTCGTCTTTGTTGTCGACGACGACGCGTCGGTGCGTGAAGCCCTGAGCAACCTTTTCCGGTCGGTAGGGTTGCGGGTCGAAGTGTTCGGTTCGGCTCACGAGTTTCTGCAGAGCAAGCTTCCGAACGTTGCCGGCTGCCTGATCCTCGACATCAGGCTGCCCCGGCTGAGCGGCCTCGACTTTCAGGCCGAGCTGGCGAAGGCCGATATTCAGATTCCGATCATCTTCATGACGGGCCACGGCGATATCCCGATGACGGTCAGGGCGATGAAGGCCGGAGCCGTCGACTTCCTGACCAAGCCGTTCCGCGACCAGGACATGCTGGATGCCGTAACCGCGGCAATCGAACGCGACCGGGTCAGCCGCGATGAAGCCAGGATGCTCTCCGGCCTGCATGCTCGTTTCGCGACCCTGACCCCGCGGGAACGGGAAGTGATGGCTCTGGTCACGGCCGGCCTCATGAACAAGCAGATTGCCGCCGAAATCGGCATTGCCGAGATCACCGTGAAGATACACCGCGGGCACATCATGCGAAAAATGACCGCGAAGTCGCTGCCCGATCTGGTGAGAATGGCCGAGATGCTCGGGATCGGGCCCGCATCCGGCAGGCCGCAAACCTAA
- a CDS encoding PAS domain-containing sensor histidine kinase, whose product MKSWRSAEQWLLGSMVLALAAAAFIWLVLGPAPAAPAYLTAVVLLIASLLASLIMMRRVGTARRQMEAVLHGRSRAEQHAIEALRQREAQWKEVFEHNPVMYFMVDAAGTVLSVNTFGAAQLGYSVSELLGQSVLKVFPAEEQQAARSNVAICLENIGQPHSWEIRKVRKDGSALWVRENAKAVRRLDNQLIVLIACEDITERKEAENALRQSEMYLAEAQRLSGTGSFGWRVASGEIIWSEETFRMFGYDKAPSINHAAVFQRVHPDDRARVQQTIDRASRDGRDFEHGYRLLMPDGAVKHVHATARAVTDASGGVEFVGAVTDVTARKQAEIELHEAQTNLAHVARVTALGEMAASIAHEVNQPLAAVVTNAAACLRWLDREPANLKEARGTLQSIINDGNRAGEVIQRVRALVNKTTDRKALHINEVVNEVLSLVQHELLSHRVALRLELAPALPPVLADRIQLQQVILNLVVNGIEAMQPVKDRPRELVIRTLQDEARQVLVTVSDCGVGVAAENADRLFDAFFTTKSSGMGMGLSICRSIVDAHGGRLSASGNAGTGATFQFTLPLHQEDST is encoded by the coding sequence ATGAAATCCTGGCGCTCCGCCGAGCAATGGCTGCTGGGCAGCATGGTGTTGGCGTTGGCTGCGGCGGCCTTCATCTGGCTTGTGCTCGGCCCCGCGCCGGCGGCCCCCGCCTATTTGACCGCCGTCGTGCTGCTCATTGCCTCGCTTCTCGCCTCACTGATCATGATGCGCCGGGTGGGCACTGCCCGCAGGCAGATGGAAGCCGTGCTCCACGGCCGGTCGAGAGCCGAACAACACGCGATAGAGGCGTTGCGTCAGCGTGAGGCGCAATGGAAGGAAGTATTCGAGCACAACCCGGTGATGTATTTCATGGTCGACGCGGCCGGCACAGTGCTGTCGGTCAACACATTCGGCGCGGCACAACTCGGCTACTCCGTCAGCGAATTGCTCGGGCAATCCGTGCTGAAAGTCTTTCCTGCCGAAGAGCAGCAGGCAGCCCGGAGCAACGTTGCCATATGCCTGGAGAACATCGGCCAACCCCACAGTTGGGAAATCCGGAAGGTCCGCAAGGACGGTTCAGCGCTTTGGGTTCGTGAAAACGCCAAGGCCGTGCGGCGGCTGGACAATCAGCTGATCGTGCTGATCGCGTGCGAGGACATCACCGAGCGCAAGGAGGCCGAAAATGCCTTGCGGCAGAGTGAAATGTATCTGGCCGAAGCTCAGCGATTGAGCGGCACAGGCAGCTTCGGCTGGCGCGTCGCCAGCGGAGAAATCATTTGGTCGGAAGAAACATTCAGAATGTTTGGCTACGACAAGGCTCCCTCCATCAACCACGCCGCGGTCTTTCAACGCGTTCATCCGGACGATCGTGCGCGCGTGCAACAGACCATCGACCGCGCGTCCCGCGACGGAAGGGACTTCGAGCACGGATATCGATTGCTGATGCCTGACGGCGCGGTCAAGCATGTCCACGCCACGGCCCGTGCGGTGACGGATGCATCAGGTGGCGTCGAATTTGTCGGGGCCGTGACGGATGTTACCGCCCGCAAGCAAGCCGAGATCGAATTGCATGAAGCGCAGACGAACCTGGCGCATGTCGCGCGGGTGACGGCGCTCGGGGAAATGGCTGCGTCGATCGCCCATGAAGTGAACCAGCCGCTCGCCGCCGTCGTCACCAATGCCGCGGCATGCCTGCGCTGGCTCGACCGCGAACCTGCCAACCTGAAGGAAGCGCGCGGCACCCTGCAGTCGATTATCAATGACGGCAATCGGGCGGGAGAGGTCATCCAGCGCGTCCGCGCGCTCGTGAACAAGACCACCGATCGGAAGGCGCTCCACATCAACGAAGTCGTCAACGAGGTCCTGAGCCTCGTGCAGCATGAGTTGCTCAGCCACCGCGTGGCGCTGCGGCTGGAACTCGCCCCTGCCCTCCCGCCGGTCCTCGCCGACCGGATCCAGCTGCAACAAGTCATCCTCAACCTCGTCGTCAACGGGATTGAAGCGATGCAACCGGTCAAGGACCGGCCGCGCGAACTGGTGATCCGAACGCTCCAGGACGAGGCCCGCCAGGTTCTGGTCACGGTGAGCGACTGCGGTGTCGGCGTGGCCGCCGAGAATGCCGATCGGCTGTTCGATGCCTTCTTCACCACCAAATCCAGCGGCATGGGCATGGGCCTGTCGATTTGCCGCTCGATCGTCGACGCACACGGAGGACGGCTGTCGGCGTCCGGCAATGCCGGTACCGGCGCGACGTTTCAGTTCACCCTGCCATTGCATCAGGAGGACAGTACGTGA
- a CDS encoding BlaI/MecI/CopY family transcriptional regulator, which produces MDDSLPELGDLEREVMQLVWANGPVTAEAVRERLSRPLKESTVRTVLRRLEDKGYTTHTVDGRTYVYQAAEPRARVAAKAVQRIVDWFCNGSVEEVLVGMVDTAMLDQRQLRTLADQVAKAKTKIKTRTETKAETKTEAKGRRR; this is translated from the coding sequence ATGGATGACAGCCTGCCCGAACTGGGCGACCTCGAACGCGAGGTCATGCAACTGGTTTGGGCCAATGGTCCTGTCACGGCCGAGGCCGTCCGCGAACGGCTTTCCCGCCCGTTGAAAGAATCGACCGTCCGCACCGTGCTGCGACGATTGGAAGACAAGGGCTACACCACGCACACCGTGGATGGACGAACCTATGTCTATCAGGCCGCCGAGCCACGCGCGCGGGTTGCGGCGAAAGCCGTCCAGCGCATCGTCGACTGGTTCTGCAACGGCTCCGTCGAAGAGGTCCTGGTCGGCATGGTGGACACGGCGATGCTCGACCAGCGCCAGTTACGCACGCTGGCCGACCAGGTTGCGAAGGCCAAGACTAAAATCAAGACCAGGACTGAGACCAAAGCCGAGACCAAGACAGAGGCGAAGGGAAGGAGGAGATAA
- a CDS encoding M56 family metallopeptidase codes for MLAILAESALRALLLGGVVWIGLNLLRVRNPHVHMTCWAMVLVASLSMPLLMHWTTVTVTVDALPVPAAEHFWPAGPTGSPLAEPLREMLPAEQGMAAARSAPVQALNWLALATIVYALVAGLLLSRLAVGLYLTWRLARAAKPMRAPWTADWSVRVSSVIAGPVTFGSTILLPPQCFDWDMRKRQAVLAHEGAHVANRDFYLLLLASLNRSVFWFSPFAWWHHTRLAELAEIISDARALEVVEDRLSYAEILLDLVQHVRRAPAGIEMARACTVRSRVERILAATAAPAKLGWGKRIGTVAVILPVVLVSAGSIAYRTQPAASAALDHAADAVTAARKPQSVSFYALDRASIFTVSREGDDFFGQVSGQRKLRLVVLGDGTYFYPAAAGPITLAVSHERKPFAPVLNQNGRGISAIRTAELSWQGIAVDAGRLDSYVGTYQLGPGRVLTVIRDGERLHVQETGRPKFEIVARGVDAFASSHNDLVVFLRDGQAKVTQVLLHEPVYGARLAPRVSAARAKAIEEDFSRRIAAAPDRFRDQIPLPGSKEMILQGIDDLQRGAPSYERMSAALAARIRRQASELQAMFKAFGAVESIFFRGVGPGGYDIYGVKFANGVAEFRILLGADDKADDVIFRPDGNNKPGGIVACSEEGGLRATAETAPIKVLIYNGSGSDLQLFKLDAEGKRAAFGTIGEDMTFPVTTNVDSPWVIADGAGKCLEIVLPGQRTRFHTVEASGRPGGAMLPRTVPLAGSEATLRGYIEAVGRGEPDYDRMTSEVAAQTRQQLPFNQAIVSRLGALRAMSFRGVSALGSDIYIVQFANGSAEWRIGLVKDGTIGRIALGPQY; via the coding sequence ATGCTGGCGATTCTGGCGGAGTCGGCGCTACGCGCCTTGCTTCTCGGAGGCGTCGTGTGGATTGGCTTGAATCTTTTGCGGGTACGGAATCCGCACGTGCACATGACCTGCTGGGCCATGGTGCTGGTGGCGTCATTGTCGATGCCGCTGTTGATGCATTGGACCACGGTAACCGTTACCGTGGACGCGCTGCCGGTGCCGGCGGCCGAACATTTCTGGCCTGCCGGTCCAACGGGCAGTCCGCTGGCGGAGCCGCTGCGTGAGATGCTCCCGGCTGAGCAGGGCATGGCGGCCGCTCGCTCAGCGCCTGTGCAGGCGCTGAATTGGCTGGCACTGGCCACCATCGTTTATGCGCTCGTCGCCGGCCTGCTGTTGTCGAGGCTGGCGGTCGGCCTTTACCTGACCTGGCGGCTGGCCCGTGCCGCCAAGCCGATGCGCGCACCCTGGACCGCCGACTGGAGCGTGCGCGTGAGCAGCGTGATCGCCGGGCCTGTCACCTTCGGCTCGACCATTCTGCTTCCGCCGCAATGCTTCGACTGGGACATGCGCAAGCGCCAGGCCGTGCTGGCCCATGAGGGCGCGCACGTCGCCAACCGCGATTTCTATCTGCTGCTGCTCGCGTCGCTCAATCGTTCGGTGTTCTGGTTCAGTCCGTTCGCGTGGTGGCACCACACCAGGCTGGCGGAATTAGCCGAAATCATCAGCGACGCAAGGGCGCTCGAAGTGGTCGAGGACAGGCTGTCCTACGCCGAGATCCTGCTCGACCTCGTGCAGCACGTTCGGCGGGCGCCGGCGGGCATCGAAATGGCAAGGGCGTGCACGGTGCGTAGCCGGGTGGAGCGCATTCTCGCGGCTACCGCGGCCCCGGCGAAGCTGGGCTGGGGCAAACGAATCGGCACCGTGGCAGTCATCCTGCCGGTTGTGCTCGTCTCTGCCGGCTCCATCGCCTATCGCACCCAGCCGGCGGCTTCGGCCGCGCTCGACCATGCGGCAGATGCCGTGACCGCGGCGCGTAAGCCGCAGTCGGTTTCCTTTTATGCATTGGATCGCGCGTCGATCTTCACCGTTTCGCGGGAGGGCGACGACTTCTTCGGGCAAGTCAGCGGACAGCGAAAGCTCCGGTTGGTGGTGCTGGGTGATGGGACCTATTTCTACCCCGCGGCGGCCGGCCCGATCACATTGGCCGTCAGCCATGAACGGAAGCCATTCGCTCCGGTGCTGAACCAGAATGGCCGCGGCATCAGCGCGATCAGGACGGCCGAATTGTCGTGGCAAGGGATCGCGGTGGATGCGGGCCGGCTGGATTCATATGTCGGCACGTACCAGTTGGGACCCGGCCGCGTCCTCACCGTCATCCGCGATGGCGAGCGGCTCCATGTGCAGGAGACGGGGCGGCCGAAATTCGAGATCGTGGCGCGCGGCGTCGATGCCTTTGCCAGCAGCCATAATGATCTGGTTGTTTTCCTGCGCGACGGTCAGGCCAAGGTGACCCAGGTTCTACTACACGAGCCGGTGTATGGCGCCCGGTTGGCGCCGCGGGTCTCTGCGGCCAGGGCGAAGGCGATCGAGGAAGACTTTTCGCGTCGGATCGCGGCGGCGCCGGATCGATTCAGGGATCAAATCCCGCTGCCGGGCAGCAAGGAGATGATCCTGCAAGGGATCGATGATCTGCAGCGGGGAGCGCCCAGTTACGAGCGGATGAGCGCGGCGCTGGCGGCCAGGATCCGGCGCCAGGCTTCCGAGTTGCAGGCCATGTTCAAGGCGTTCGGCGCGGTGGAATCGATCTTCTTCCGCGGCGTCGGCCCGGGTGGCTATGACATCTATGGCGTGAAGTTCGCCAATGGCGTCGCGGAATTCCGCATCCTGCTGGGGGCGGACGACAAGGCCGACGATGTCATCTTCCGGCCGGATGGCAACAACAAGCCCGGTGGCATCGTCGCCTGTTCGGAGGAAGGGGGCCTCAGAGCCACGGCCGAGACCGCGCCGATCAAGGTGCTGATCTACAATGGCAGCGGGAGCGATCTTCAGCTCTTCAAGCTGGACGCGGAGGGCAAACGCGCGGCCTTCGGGACCATCGGCGAGGACATGACGTTTCCGGTCACGACCAATGTCGACAGTCCATGGGTGATCGCCGATGGAGCGGGGAAGTGTCTGGAGATCGTGCTGCCGGGACAGCGCACGCGCTTCCACACGGTCGAGGCGAGCGGCCGGCCCGGCGGCGCAATGCTGCCACGCACCGTTCCACTGGCCGGCAGCGAAGCGACGCTGCGCGGATATATCGAGGCCGTTGGCCGCGGCGAGCCGGACTACGATCGCATGACGTCCGAAGTCGCGGCGCAGACCCGCCAGCAGCTTCCCTTCAACCAGGCCATTGTCTCCAGGCTCGGCGCCCTGCGCGCGATGTCGTTCCGGGGCGTCTCGGCTCTCGGCAGCGACATCTATATCGTCCAGTTCGCCAATGGTTCGGCGGAGTGGCGGATCGGCCTGGTCAAGGACGGCACGATCGGACGGATTGCGCTGGGTCCGCAGTATTAG
- a CDS encoding serine hydrolase domain-containing protein, whose product MRRRQFVSLLGGAALAPLTGLPVYADLPDGCDVPVARDDGWPVASLNEDKLIDRAALCRMADRLAASSDANIHAVLVARSGKLVFERYFRGSDEIYGRPVGKVTFDADTLNNVKSVSKSVASLAVGIAIDRGLIRSINEPIFSFFPELSDLRSPEKDRIQLLHVLTMSMGLGWVEATPSNEGNNDEGRMHMAPDPCRYVLGLPVTAPAGQEFFYNTGALTLMSAIIRKATRRPLDEFARETLFEPLGITRVEWNRYKGDTDAGGGLRLRPRDMAKLGQLVLAGGRWNDRQIVSKEWIETSTAPKLKATDRQSYGYLWWLGRSLLNGREVHWVGALGRGGQSIRIVPELDLVVVVTAGYYQDYSPKAFQLQYGVFRDVLRGISPPG is encoded by the coding sequence ATGAGACGGCGCCAGTTTGTTTCACTTCTCGGTGGAGCTGCGCTGGCGCCGCTCACCGGGTTGCCGGTGTACGCGGACCTGCCCGACGGCTGCGATGTTCCGGTCGCGCGAGACGACGGCTGGCCCGTCGCTTCCCTCAATGAGGATAAGCTCATCGACCGCGCGGCGCTGTGCAGGATGGCTGATCGGCTGGCCGCCTCGAGCGATGCCAATATACATGCCGTGCTGGTCGCTCGGAGTGGCAAGCTGGTGTTCGAGCGGTACTTCAGGGGTTCCGACGAGATCTACGGCCGCCCGGTCGGGAAAGTCACCTTCGACGCCGATACATTGAACAATGTGAAATCGGTTTCAAAGAGCGTCGCGTCACTCGCCGTCGGGATAGCGATCGATCGCGGGCTGATACGCAGCATCAACGAACCGATCTTCAGCTTTTTCCCCGAGTTGTCAGACTTGCGTTCCCCTGAGAAGGACCGCATCCAGTTGTTGCACGTGCTCACCATGTCGATGGGGCTGGGGTGGGTGGAGGCGACGCCTAGCAACGAGGGCAACAACGACGAGGGGCGCATGCATATGGCGCCAGATCCGTGTCGTTATGTCCTCGGTCTTCCGGTGACTGCCCCGGCAGGACAAGAATTCTTTTACAACACCGGCGCGCTCACGCTCATGTCGGCCATTATCCGTAAGGCGACCAGACGCCCCCTCGATGAATTTGCGCGCGAGACGTTGTTCGAGCCCCTGGGCATTACTCGCGTAGAGTGGAATCGGTACAAGGGAGATACCGATGCCGGTGGGGGATTGCGCTTGCGGCCGCGCGATATGGCAAAACTCGGCCAGCTCGTCCTCGCGGGCGGTCGTTGGAACGACCGCCAGATCGTTTCCAAGGAATGGATCGAGACCTCGACGGCACCGAAGCTCAAGGCCACGGACCGTCAATCTTATGGATACCTATGGTGGCTCGGTCGCTCCCTGCTCAATGGGCGTGAGGTCCACTGGGTTGGCGCACTTGGTCGAGGCGGGCAGTCGATTCGCATCGTCCCGGAGCTCGATCTCGTTGTCGTGGTGACCGCGGGATACTACCAGGACTACAGCCCCAAAGCGTTTCAATTGCAGTACGGCGTTTTCAGGGACGTCCTGCGCGGGATTTCGCCGCCGGGCTGA
- a CDS encoding DUF1800 domain-containing protein gives MSRSAKAEAALALHRFGMGPRPGSIAAIEADPRGALIAELDRPAISELAAANLPSSAKAYRAVTDAFAKRQAKAIVAKKEQDAKRQQMAEASAMMEGAASNTGEMAQKIAAEAVPDPGRQIYLDEARIRIAAALGAEIGFVERLVWFWSNHFCVSADKIRSMSGAYEREAIRPHVLGRFTDLLLAAEGHPAMLFYLDQTVSMGANSTAGLNRSRGLNENLAREILELHTLGVRSGYTQDDVIGFANILTGWTLVPPGDNPEHGGEFTFNPRLHEPGAQKVLGKSYEDETVEQGRAVLRDLAANPATASHVATKLARYFVADTPPPALVERIAKAFLDTGGDLKQVARVMVSSDEAWSEPPAKLKRPGEWVVGMVRATGLTQTDPVRYTDGQVLLGEPLWRPPSPKGFPDDEASWIDGMGRRLDVANYFAERIAGRTDPQDVIETVLGSQVSPEVKQAVGRAESRQQALVLLFMSAEFQRR, from the coding sequence ATGAGCCGTTCTGCAAAGGCTGAAGCCGCGCTGGCCCTCCATCGGTTCGGGATGGGGCCGCGTCCGGGATCGATCGCGGCGATCGAGGCCGACCCGCGCGGCGCGTTGATCGCCGAACTCGATCGTCCCGCGATCAGCGAACTCGCTGCCGCCAATCTGCCGTCGAGCGCCAAGGCCTATCGCGCGGTGACCGACGCGTTTGCGAAGCGGCAAGCCAAGGCGATCGTCGCCAAGAAAGAGCAGGACGCGAAGCGCCAGCAGATGGCGGAAGCGTCCGCGATGATGGAAGGCGCCGCGTCAAATACGGGCGAGATGGCGCAAAAGATCGCCGCCGAAGCCGTGCCCGATCCGGGGCGGCAGATCTATCTCGACGAGGCGCGGATTCGTATCGCGGCCGCGCTCGGCGCCGAGATCGGGTTTGTCGAGCGGCTGGTCTGGTTCTGGTCCAATCATTTCTGCGTCTCGGCCGACAAGATCCGCAGCATGTCCGGCGCTTATGAGCGCGAGGCCATCCGCCCTCATGTGCTTGGCCGCTTCACCGACCTGTTGCTGGCGGCCGAGGGCCATCCGGCGATGTTGTTCTATCTCGACCAGACGGTTTCGATGGGCGCGAACTCGACCGCTGGCCTCAATCGCAGCCGCGGCCTTAACGAGAATCTCGCGCGCGAGATTCTGGAGTTGCATACGCTCGGCGTGCGTAGCGGCTACACCCAGGATGACGTGATCGGCTTCGCCAACATTCTCACCGGATGGACCCTGGTGCCGCCCGGCGACAATCCCGAGCACGGCGGCGAATTCACCTTCAATCCCCGCCTACACGAGCCCGGCGCGCAGAAGGTGCTGGGAAAATCCTACGAGGACGAAACGGTGGAGCAGGGACGTGCCGTGCTGCGCGATCTCGCCGCCAATCCTGCGACAGCTTCGCATGTGGCGACCAAGCTGGCCCGCTATTTCGTGGCCGATACGCCGCCGCCTGCGCTGGTGGAACGGATAGCGAAGGCGTTCCTCGATACCGGCGGCGATCTCAAGCAGGTCGCCAGGGTGATGGTCTCGTCCGACGAGGCGTGGAGCGAGCCGCCGGCCAAACTTAAGCGGCCCGGCGAGTGGGTGGTCGGCATGGTGCGCGCGACCGGGCTCACGCAGACCGACCCTGTGCGGTACACGGATGGACAGGTCCTGCTCGGCGAACCGTTGTGGCGGCCGCCGTCGCCCAAGGGTTTCCCGGACGACGAAGCATCCTGGATCGACGGCATGGGACGGCGGCTCGACGTCGCCAATTATTTCGCCGAGCGCATCGCAGGCAGGACCGATCCCCAGGATGTCATCGAGACCGTGCTCGGGTCACAGGTGTCGCCGGAGGTGAAGCAGGCGGTCGGCCGCGCCGAGAGCCGTCAGCAGGCACTCGTGCTGTTGTTCATGTCGGCCGAATTCCAGAGGAGGTGA